Within the uncultured Cohaesibacter sp. genome, the region GGACGTGAAAAATGTAAGCTGGAAGCCGCACCGGTCCAAAGCCCTTGTTTTGGACGGCATCAGTGTTTCAGTAAAAGCAGGGCAGGTGTTCGGTGTTGTCGGGGCCAATGGAGCAGGAAAATCTACTCTGCTTCGTATGATCTATCGGTTTAACCAGCCAACAGCTGGCAAGGTCGAAATCGACGGTCAAGATATCTGGGCGCTTACTCCGCGCGAGGTTGCCCGCACGGTGGCTGCCGTTTTGCAGGAACAACCAACTGATTTCGCCCTATCCGTAAAAGAGATCGTCGCTCTTGGGCGAACGCCTTTCCGCGCGGGTCTCACTGTGGGAGGTGCGCGCGATAAAGCCATCATTGAAACGACGTTGGATGCAATGGACTTGCGCCCCTTTGCAAACCGCGCATTCGGCACTTTGTCCGGAGGGGAGAGGCAACGGGTCATGGTCGCTCGGGCTCTTGCCCAAGAGCCAAAATTGCTTGTGCTGGATGAGCCGACCAATCATCTGGACATTCGGCACCAGCTCGATGTCATCGCCTTGATCCGGCATCTCGACATGACAATTGTCGTCAGTTTGCACGACTTGAATATGGCGACCTCTGTTTGTGATCAAGTTCTGCTGCTGGACAAGGGCAAGACAGCCTGTGTTGGGCCCCCTACTGAGGTTCTCACCGAACGGTCTGTGTCTCAGGCATTCAATGTCGATGCCCACCTTGAACAGTTATCTCCCAGCACGCAGCCCCATTTTACTTATCATTTGCCATCTTGAAAGGATGTTTCATGAGATTTGCCGCCCCCCTTGTTGGTATGCTGATGCTCACCGCGCCTGCGCTCGCACAGATACAAGTGCAAAGCTGCAACCGCACCGTTTCTTTCGATGCTCCGCCAATGCATGCCGTTTCCAACGACGTCAATTTGACCGAGATGATGTTGGTTCTTGGCTTGCGTGACCGTATGGTCGGCTACACAGGCATTTCCGGCTGGAAAACCCTCGACGAAGAGATGCGCGCCGGTATTGAAGAGCTTCCTGAGTTGTCGGAGAAATATCCGAGCAAGGAAGTTCTGATCGGAGCCGATGCAGACTTCTATTTCGCAGGCTGGAATTACGGCATGAAGGTGGGAGGAGACGTCACACCGGAAACCCTCGCCCCCTTTGGCATCAAAGTCTATGAACTGACGGAAAGCTGCATCCATATCGGTGCCAAGCCCAAGGTTTCCATGAATGACATGTATAATGACCTCCTCAATCTGGGCAAGATCTTCGATGTAGAAGACCGGGCAAAGGCTCTTGTCGAGGGTTACAAAAATGACCTGGCCGCTTTCAAGCAAAAGCTCAAGACCGGCGACAAGCCTTTGCGGGTCTTTGTCTATGATAGTGGCGAGGATACGCCATTCACTGCAGGCAAATATGCAATGCCCACCGCATTGATCGAAGCTGCAGGTGGAAAGAATGTCATGGACGATGTCGAGAAAAGCTGGACGACGGTTACTTGGGAAAAAGTCCTTGAGGAAAATCCTGAAGTTATTGCCATCGTCAATTATGGGGCCGTGACCGCTGAACAGAAGCGTGACTTCATGCTCAACAATCCCGCATTTGCTAGCATTGATGCGGTGAAAAACAAGCGGTTTGTGACATTGGAATATGTCGAAGCCACGCCCGGACCGCGCAATATCCGCGCTATCAAGAAATTGGCTAAAGCCTTTTGGGGTCAATAAGAATGACTGAATCGACCAGCCCGTTTTCTGATGGCAAAAAGCATCACTTTGCTGTTGGAAAAAAGCACTCGGACACCCTCGGTATCAAAGCTCATCTTGTTATCGGATTGGTGCTTCTGGCCGGTTCAGTCTCACTCGCGATCAGTGTCGGGGCCGTTTCTGTTCCTCTAGACACAATCTGGGGGATACTCCTAAACAGGATGTCTCCCGACCTGATCGCTCCTTTCTGGTCTCATGGACGAGAATCCATTGTCTGGGAAATCCGTTTTCCCCGTGCCTTGCTTGCGGCAATGGTTGGGGCCGGGCTTTCCATGGTTGGAGCAAGCCTTCAGGCTGTGACACGCAACCCTCTCGCCGACCCTCATCTTCTTGGCATCTCGGCAGGAGGGGCCTTCGGCGCTATTCTGGCCTTGTTGCATACAGGCTTGTTTCTAGGCTTGTTGACGGTTCCGCTTCTTGCCTTTGTGGGTGCACTTGGCGCCACTTTCATTGTGCTGCTCGTTTCAAAGCTCGCCCATTCAACAAGTGCAGACAGATTGGTTCTGGCTGGCGTGGCGGTCTCATTTGTCATAATGGCTTGTGCCAACTTGCTGATTTTTCTTGGAGACCCTCGCGCTACACATACGGTGGTTTTCTGGATGCTCGGAGGCCTGGGATTGGCACAATGGTCTCACCTACTCTATCCCCTGATCATCCTGTTGTTGTGTGGATCAT harbors:
- a CDS encoding ABC transporter ATP-binding protein; its protein translation is MSAASLDVKNVSWKPHRSKALVLDGISVSVKAGQVFGVVGANGAGKSTLLRMIYRFNQPTAGKVEIDGQDIWALTPREVARTVAAVLQEQPTDFALSVKEIVALGRTPFRAGLTVGGARDKAIIETTLDAMDLRPFANRAFGTLSGGERQRVMVARALAQEPKLLVLDEPTNHLDIRHQLDVIALIRHLDMTIVVSLHDLNMATSVCDQVLLLDKGKTACVGPPTEVLTERSVSQAFNVDAHLEQLSPSTQPHFTYHLPS
- a CDS encoding ABC transporter substrate-binding protein, with product MRFAAPLVGMLMLTAPALAQIQVQSCNRTVSFDAPPMHAVSNDVNLTEMMLVLGLRDRMVGYTGISGWKTLDEEMRAGIEELPELSEKYPSKEVLIGADADFYFAGWNYGMKVGGDVTPETLAPFGIKVYELTESCIHIGAKPKVSMNDMYNDLLNLGKIFDVEDRAKALVEGYKNDLAAFKQKLKTGDKPLRVFVYDSGEDTPFTAGKYAMPTALIEAAGGKNVMDDVEKSWTTVTWEKVLEENPEVIAIVNYGAVTAEQKRDFMLNNPAFASIDAVKNKRFVTLEYVEATPGPRNIRAIKKLAKAFWGQ
- a CDS encoding iron ABC transporter permease, with the translated sequence MTESTSPFSDGKKHHFAVGKKHSDTLGIKAHLVIGLVLLAGSVSLAISVGAVSVPLDTIWGILLNRMSPDLIAPFWSHGRESIVWEIRFPRALLAAMVGAGLSMVGASLQAVTRNPLADPHLLGISAGGAFGAILALLHTGLFLGLLTVPLLAFVGALGATFIVLLVSKLAHSTSADRLVLAGVAVSFVIMACANLLIFLGDPRATHTVVFWMLGGLGLAQWSHLLYPLIILLLCGSWLIAKSGHLNAMTIGDETATTLGIAVARFRLFVFVVGALITGVMVAFSGMIGFVGLMVPHIVRQFVGGDYHRLLPFSALYGAVFLICADCLARVIMAPEDIPIGIVTGLIGGLFFIWLLGKRGS